CACAGCCCTCGCAGTAGAAGCCAGAGCTGGAACCACGCCGGTCCGTCCCGATGCCCGCACACAGCCCTCGCAGTAGAAGCCAAGCTGGAACCATGCCGGTCTGTCCCGATGCCCGCACACAGCCCTGGTGGAGGCAGGAGCTCCACGGCATGAGATGTGACAGATCATAACGCAGCCGAACAAACCCACACTGCAAACCCTGTGCAGGGAGGTTATGCTTCCACGTCTCAAGGGAGGGCTGGCCACCCCCATGCAAGGCCTCAGACACATAAACTGCACTTTGGACTCCACCTGCCAGTGGAGGGAGACGTCACCTTCCAGGGTCCCTGTTCCAACTCCACACCGCGTGTGGGCCAAGGCTTCAGCTCTTGAAAATACCACGCTCACACAGGAAAAGCCACCGTGAGCAAGTCACCGTGTGTGGGACAGGGCTTCAGCTCTGCACCACAACCTGCTGTTCACGGGCGCAATGGTTCCCGCTATGGGCTGATGGGGCTGCAGGGCTGCTCTCAGAATAGATGCCTTCAGAGGCTGCTGTTCTGGCCTCAGCTGCCTCTTAGTTTCTGGCTGTTGTGAGATTTCCCTTGCTTATCTGTGGGCTCAACTATGCACCTGAAGAGACACCTGCTGTATCATATCCAGCATTTCTAGGTGTTTATGCCAGAGGGTTTTGCAGAATATCCAGTCAATCACCTATTGCCAATAGCAGACTCCTCTGTACTTTTAAATTCTGAACAAACATTCTGTATTAAAATGGTGCAAGATCATCTTCCATCATCTGAAACGTAACtttttgtataataataaaacataactGTCAACCACACTAATCATAATATCTTTAAAGaatgtatacaaaataaattatcaaggTCCTAGAACCAGCACATTACAAATTACATTGGCGTTTCACACCAGCCACGACCACACTGTGTCTGGGCACAACAGGCAGTGGCTCCGGGGTGTTTTCATCCACTTCTCCCCAGAAGGAAAGGCGGCTGCAACACGGCCGCTCCAGTGAGGTGACTCCCTTCcccacttccttccttttcactCATCTTTggcataataaaaagtaataaaactgaCGTTCACTCATCATTTAAAACATAGCCGGCCTGTACCTAGTGCTATACTTCTTGTCTAAATATAGAGGGAATGACAAGCTAGGTGAGAAACGTGCTCAGAGATCCTGTTTTCTCTACCTTGATACTATCATCCATCAATCAAAAGGCCTGGAAAGCACCACCTATGAGCGTCCTCCTCTGGCGCCCGCCTCCCTCACTGACCTTGCACTCTGGGAAACCAGCAAGCTTGGGGCGACGGCTCATCTCCACGCAGGCCTTACCTATCCGAACCGTTCCAGCAACACTCAAACTTGTCAAAGATGCAGTCGTTCTCATAGAGGGAGCAGAGCTTGCTGCGCAGGTACTCGTGGACTTGGTGGGTCTCCACCGGCCTGCTCTCCATGTTGAGGTCCCACACCTTCACCGACAGGTAGTCTCTGGTCATCATGTACCGCCCACTATGACTGAATTTTACATCAGATATGGATGAAATTATTTCTGAGAAGAAGGACCTACTGCTGGGATCTTCAGGCTcttcaaaaactgaaaaacaaaacaaaacgtttTCAGCTTCTGTTTAAAAATCAGAGAACAAATCATTTTCAAGTTCAAGTAGGACGTGGCCCCTTCACAGAGACTCTGGAAGGGCTTGGCCTCAACAGCACTAGGTCTTCTGATCTTTCTGATTCTCTAGGTTTTCTGATCTTCTGTGACTTCCGTGGGCAAGAGCTTCGGACACGACATTCTAGCACCAGCTATGGACAAAGGATGGGCATCAGGAATGGGCATCAGAAGCAGAGACACCCAAGTCTCATCCGGACCCTGAATCAGAACCTCTAGGCAAGGTCCTGGGCACTGTAATCTGTGGGAGCTCCTCGGGGCACCCTGATGTGGGCCCAGGTTCAGCACCACCGCATTCCTGTAGGAGTGTCTTTGCATCCTCACGGCACCAGGCCCGAGCATGTGAAATCCTATCACATACACATCACAGGAAGACATAAACAGCATTACATGGTCACGCAGACACAGCGGTCTGCGCCTCTGAGAAACCGCCTGCTTTGCGGAGGGTTGATAGCTGTGGGTCTGCAGGAGTGACCACCCTGACCGGCAACACTGTCGTCCCGATTTTAACCACCAAGAGTCCCGCCGGTCAAAGCCAGCCAGCAAAGATTTGTCTCCAATACTGAATACTCAAGTTCCACTGTGACAAAACTGGATTCCTATTTTCAGAAAGATCTGGGTGCTTCCTCAGCAGACCTTGCTTTCTCTGCAGTAACTTGACAGAGTTCCCTCCACCTGCACCTGTGGCAGAGAGAGGCGCCCACGGCCCCACTGGGCCACTGACCGCCCTAGCATAAGGTCATGCCTTAAGGTTTTGTAAACTTCAGGCCAGGAGAgatgtgcttctttttttttttttttaagagacaaggtcttgctatgctgcccaggctggtctcaaactcttgggctcaagtgatgctccccactcagcctccagggtagctgggaccacaggtgcgcaccactgcacctggcttgtgCTTCCTTGACCTTAAGCTGCTTtaggttttttctcttttttcttgaggtaggagcctgtgtgtgtgtgtgttggcttaGTATCTGAAGTTAACTTGAAGCCAACCGTGCCGACACCAAGCATTTACTCAAATAAGTCACTCTGATGACAAATAGAACTGGAATCTGAAATTATTGACTCAAGAATGTTATGCTTAAGATACAGGCCAAATGCTACGACACACTGATCTTCATCGCAGGAATTCTAGTAGAAATACGGAGTTCTTAAAAACACACCTCAACCTCAGGAAAGAGAACAGGCAAAAAGGCTGCTGAGCAAGGTCGGTGGGCACATTCCACCGAGGCGCTGGGGGTGCCGCTGCACACGAGCAGTGACTCAGTCTGGTGGGACTGACCGGCGGCTTCCCCGTTAGAGGAAGTCACTGGACACACGTCTACCTGCTGGCACTGGAAGAAGGGTCAGCAACGTTTCAGGACACTGGGACACGCTGACTACAGTGCTCTATCAAGTCGAGCCCATTCTTTAcggctaaaaataaaaacaaaaccagaacccCCCACACCTAGAAGGAACTTGAAAGCTCAGTGGATTAAAATGCTAGACTTTCAGCTCAGGGAAGTGGCTTCCAATCCGGCCAAGCTCAACACAAACAGAGCTCGTTCCAACAGTTGGGAACAGCCTCCTGTGTGTTGGCGGCTTCAGCCCAGGTCTCACGCACAGAGGCAGAGGCAACGGCTGGCTCTTGGTGGGACCCAGTGCTGGCAGCCTCTGAGGAGACACCCGGGCTCTGGGCATAAACGACCCCGCTTCTCAGTGGCGCCACAAGTGCTCACCCTACAGCCGCAAGCCTGTGGGAAGCATGACCTCGAGTTCCACTTACTAGCAGCAGCTTCTGACACAGCCGCACTTGGATGGCTCCAGCAAAGGAGGGCTCCCCAGGTGCGCAAAGGTACTTGGGGAACAGGAAGAACCCTCTAAGTCTTTGGAGACAAGTCAATGTCTGAAGAACAAGTGGCTCTAAATGAGATGCTTTAAAAGCCGCCAGgcacggccgggcatggtggctcacgcctgtaatcccagcactctgggaggccgagatgggggaatcacctgaggttagaccagtctggtcaacatggtgaaaccctgactgtacttaaaatacaaagattagctgagcatggtggcacatgcctgtagtcccagctactcgggaggctgaggcaggagaatcacttgaacccgggaggcggagcttgcagtgagccaagatcgcgccaccgcactgcagcctgggcgacggagcgagactccgtctcaaaaacaagacGCAGGCACTTACACTTGGAGTGTCTGTCGCACAGGGCCGAGGAGCGCATGTCGCACAGTCGGATGGTCCCTTTGCTGCTGCTGTAGACGAACACGTTGCACTGGTGTGGGTGGAACTCGGCTGCGGTGATGACTTCGGTCAGCTCCTCCATGTTAGCAGGCTTGATGTCTACGATGTCTGGAAGGTGTGGTTAAGGCACAGTGCTCGGCTCAGCTGGTTTTAATTAGTTACATTCGGTCACGTGAAATAGGACGCCAAATAATCGGCAGGGTGAGGTTTAGGGGATTAGCTATTAAGAAGGCCGATTACACATCCTGAATTCCAAAGGAGCACCTGGTAAGAGGATTGGGATGAGCACACTCAGACGGCAGCAATGCCCCGGCCCAGGGGAGACCCCGACACGCGAACACTGCTTTCATCTTGCTGCTATTATTGTTATACAGAAAGCCCTTAATAGCAAGATAGTACATACTTAATCATATAAATAGGAAGAGCAAGCTAGCACCATCTGTGCAAAATCCCACACTCCCATACAGAACTACAAATGCAAGAAAACCACCCTATTCCAAAAGATGTTGCTCTTCCTGACATGAAGAGTTTATTCCGTGTAGTTAGAGCAGATCCAACATCGCGGGCTGCCCTATACAGAAATTCTTCGActgaaaaaaacaaggaagggcagaattcagctgtgggTCAACTCAGACCAGCAGGCCCCGTTTCACCCTGTAAGCTGAAACAACTAAGAAAACCAGCATATGACATGGAACCCCAGCTCAAGCTGCTGGACAGCAGAGGGAGGACGGCAGGGACCCTGGAGAGGCTGCAGATGAAGCAAGCCCCCTGCTCCCGGCTGCTGGCTGGAAAGGG
This window of the Piliocolobus tephrosceles isolate RC106 unplaced genomic scaffold, ASM277652v3 unscaffolded_41886, whole genome shotgun sequence genome carries:
- the LOC113219546 gene encoding serine/threonine-protein phosphatase 2A 55 kDa regulatory subunit B delta isoform-like yields the protein MEELTEVITAAEFHPHQCNVFVYSSSKGTIRLCDMRSSALCDRHSKFFEEPEDPSSRSFFSEIISSISDVKFSHSGRYMMTRDYLSVKVWDLNMESRPVETHQVHEYLRSKLCSLYENDCIFDKFECCWNGSDR